In the Natronolimnobius baerhuensis genome, one interval contains:
- a CDS encoding isochorismate synthase has protein sequence MDGTSEGRLAGTPHEPASETLEEPLVSASRELADVSFGAITDAEFDGDEASELRLQWATPDGLEIVGRGVAARLTATGPTRFDDIHQQASNLFADLEHDGPAIARPRAFGGFAFHDSHDTVAEYDETATSDTADTADTDARNSHWQGFDAASFVVPRVFVTRSDTDDLTGNAKIWLTAVGTDASETSDRLERWDERLADLPAMQPSGTSPGVAATERTTTREQWAGQVDAALERIATDRLRKVVLAQALSVDLEDEIDVASTLERLRRRYPNCYRFLISGHDGSTFFGAPPERLVSKRGDRVETEALAGSAPRGEAPEEDEAYADEMLASDKLDREHDLVVEAIRDQLEGLASELYIGDRGIRKLATIQHLQTPIEATLAADRHVLELVEGLHPTPAVGGMPPEAAWETIRDTEPFDRGWYASPIGWFDANGDGEFAVGLRSGVATADRVTLFAGNGIVADSDPDEEWEEVQLKFRPILDELR, from the coding sequence ATGGACGGGACCTCGGAGGGACGGCTGGCGGGTACGCCCCACGAACCAGCGAGCGAGACGCTCGAGGAGCCCCTGGTCAGTGCGAGCCGCGAACTCGCGGACGTGTCGTTCGGTGCGATCACCGACGCCGAGTTCGATGGGGACGAGGCCAGCGAGTTGCGACTGCAGTGGGCGACGCCGGACGGCCTCGAGATCGTCGGCCGCGGCGTTGCTGCTCGCCTCACCGCAACCGGCCCAACTCGATTCGACGACATCCACCAGCAAGCGAGCAATCTTTTTGCCGACCTCGAGCACGATGGTCCAGCGATTGCTCGTCCGCGTGCGTTTGGCGGTTTTGCCTTTCACGATAGCCATGATACAGTGGCCGAATACGACGAGACGGCGACCTCCGACACCGCCGACACTGCGGACACCGACGCACGCAACTCACACTGGCAGGGATTCGACGCCGCGTCCTTCGTCGTCCCGCGCGTGTTCGTCACGCGCAGTGATACCGACGACCTCACAGGCAACGCGAAAATCTGGCTGACTGCCGTCGGCACCGACGCCAGCGAGACGAGTGACCGACTCGAGCGCTGGGACGAGCGACTCGCGGACCTTCCTGCGATGCAGCCAAGCGGCACGAGCCCGGGCGTCGCCGCGACCGAGCGAACCACCACGCGCGAGCAGTGGGCCGGGCAAGTCGACGCCGCCCTCGAGCGAATCGCGACGGACAGACTCAGGAAAGTCGTCCTCGCACAGGCGCTCTCGGTCGATCTGGAAGACGAGATCGACGTTGCGTCGACGCTCGAGCGCCTGCGTCGTCGGTACCCGAACTGTTACCGATTCCTGATTAGCGGCCACGATGGGTCGACCTTCTTTGGTGCGCCGCCCGAGCGGCTGGTTTCGAAACGCGGCGACCGCGTCGAAACCGAGGCGCTGGCAGGCTCTGCCCCCCGCGGCGAGGCACCCGAAGAAGACGAAGCGTACGCCGACGAGATGCTCGCGAGCGACAAACTCGACCGCGAACACGACCTCGTCGTCGAAGCGATTCGCGACCAACTCGAGGGACTCGCCAGCGAGTTGTACATTGGTGATCGCGGTATCCGCAAGTTGGCGACGATTCAGCACCTCCAGACGCCAATCGAGGCGACGCTTGCGGCTGATCGCCACGTCCTCGAACTCGTCGAAGGGCTGCATCCGACGCCGGCAGTCGGCGGGATGCCGCCGGAGGCAGCCTGGGAGACGATTCGCGACACCGAGCCCTTCGACCGCGGCTGGTACGCCAGCCCGATTGGCTGGTTCGACGCCAACGGTGACGGCGAGTTCGCGGTCGGCCTTCGGTCAGGAGTCGCGACAGCAGACCGCGTCACACTCTTTGCAGGCAACGGGATCGTCGCGGACAGCGACCCGGACGAGGAGTGGGAGGAAGTCCAGTTGAAGTTCCGCCCGATTCTCGACGAACTGCGATAA
- a CDS encoding sulfite oxidase-like oxidoreductase, with translation MPTDVTDLYQEFGDDRLPPGQRETTAFPVLSKSATPTWDRDTWEFTVTGAVDTELSFSWEEFRDLPHETQRQDFHCVTGWSKFDCEFTGVPFPDLAERAGVHGDACHVMFSALDDYTTDLPLEECMREEVLFAWAYDGESLPADHGGPLRVVTPHRYAYKGAKWVDGIEFLTDPERGYWEKRGYSQTANPWREERYS, from the coding sequence ATGCCGACCGACGTCACAGACCTCTATCAGGAGTTCGGCGACGACCGACTCCCGCCGGGCCAGCGCGAGACGACGGCATTTCCCGTCCTCTCGAAGAGCGCCACGCCGACCTGGGACCGCGACACCTGGGAGTTTACGGTTACTGGCGCTGTTGATACGGAACTCAGTTTCTCCTGGGAGGAGTTTCGCGACCTGCCACACGAAACCCAGCGCCAGGATTTCCACTGCGTGACCGGCTGGAGCAAGTTCGACTGCGAGTTTACGGGCGTTCCCTTCCCGGACCTCGCCGAGCGCGCGGGTGTCCACGGCGACGCCTGCCACGTCATGTTTTCCGCGCTCGATGACTACACGACGGATCTCCCACTCGAGGAGTGCATGCGCGAGGAAGTACTGTTTGCGTGGGCCTACGACGGCGAGTCACTGCCCGCAGACCACGGCGGCCCACTCCGGGTCGTCACGCCACACAGATACGCCTACAAGGGTGCAAAGTGGGTCGACGGCATCGAGTTTCTCACCGATCCCGAGCGCGGCTACTGGGAGAAACGCGGCTACTCGCAGACGGCGAACCCGTGGCGCGAGGAGCGATATAGTTAG
- a CDS encoding ribbon-helix-helix domain-containing protein, which produces MPKVEITIPEHLEMQIAQMVERGEFVNREEAIEDLLSTGIKAYKTSGPMDEEDGATGGTGLEDDGMMGHDDEYVF; this is translated from the coding sequence ATGCCAAAAGTAGAGATCACCATCCCGGAACATCTCGAGATGCAAATCGCTCAGATGGTCGAGCGTGGCGAGTTCGTCAATCGCGAGGAAGCAATTGAGGATCTCCTCTCGACGGGCATCAAAGCCTACAAGACCAGCGGACCGATGGACGAAGAGGACGGAGCAACAGGCGGCACTGGCCTCGAAGATGACGGTATGATGGGCCACGACGACGAATACGTCTTCTAA
- a CDS encoding DUF7550 family protein — MADDTPAADHDSGADVGHDLEADRTTAPMSDYSSRAVAIGFVVMLIGIAVVFGVPLLTLGL, encoded by the coding sequence ATGGCAGACGACACTCCAGCCGCGGATCACGACTCGGGCGCAGACGTCGGCCACGACCTCGAGGCCGACCGAACGACGGCTCCGATGAGCGACTACTCCTCGCGTGCCGTCGCTATCGGCTTTGTGGTCATGCTGATCGGAATCGCGGTCGTATTTGGCGTCCCACTCTTGACACTCGGTCTATAA
- a CDS encoding transposase, translated as MTTDLSENERRPDRSSRSRRAILAGITTAASVAVAGCQNLPWDDDDSTASYTSDEASQVLESERPEIEWPVPVEPEPSELEDALERADSLVSEIPDPLEEGHVPNGVIREAIAEDRTEAMAAREEAVDAAGPAQYHALRDARELHETARAAATAWLAIDADRDDLLRELRDERDAVQSVIDDHREALAYHGIDTDSGRLRAALYTYQRESDLERADRTVDRWSVHKSNDVLEIGESAGDLEFATTTTRIWEHFEDQYTREFGGDDSDDLEAVFERALERSSARAEEAAFPSQDGDSAEWYDAVGLEEFDHRPLEFVVSRAGSSVHRAHDRMDDALDTGSLGSGLHHALEFEQRLRGFERFRDWLAARDGAGPTDSDEIRAERDATLEAADAALEAVPANEPSLGAYRLAETLQELAWADDTIARDADREPNNNVRLDEEFGEYARLRAELEALPEAVDAFRDRLLE; from the coding sequence ATGACTACCGATCTGTCGGAGAACGAGCGTCGTCCAGACCGCTCGAGTCGCTCTCGCAGAGCGATCCTCGCGGGCATCACTACAGCCGCAAGCGTCGCCGTGGCCGGTTGTCAGAACCTGCCCTGGGACGATGACGACTCGACGGCGAGCTACACCTCCGACGAGGCCAGCCAGGTTCTCGAGTCAGAGCGCCCCGAGATCGAGTGGCCAGTGCCCGTCGAACCCGAGCCAAGCGAACTCGAGGACGCCCTCGAGCGAGCGGACAGCCTCGTCAGTGAGATTCCGGACCCACTCGAGGAAGGCCACGTTCCGAACGGCGTGATTCGGGAGGCAATTGCGGAGGACCGAACCGAGGCGATGGCCGCTCGCGAGGAGGCAGTCGACGCGGCTGGGCCGGCGCAGTACCACGCGTTGCGCGACGCGCGCGAACTGCATGAGACTGCGCGAGCAGCCGCGACGGCGTGGCTTGCGATTGATGCAGATCGAGATGACTTGCTCCGCGAACTTCGCGACGAACGCGACGCCGTACAGTCGGTGATCGACGACCACCGCGAGGCGCTCGCGTATCATGGCATCGACACCGATTCGGGGCGACTTCGCGCGGCGCTTTACACGTATCAGCGCGAATCGGATCTCGAGCGCGCCGACCGAACAGTCGACCGGTGGAGCGTCCACAAGAGCAACGATGTCCTCGAAATCGGCGAATCTGCGGGCGACCTCGAGTTTGCGACGACCACGACACGAATCTGGGAGCACTTCGAGGACCAGTATACGCGCGAGTTTGGCGGCGACGACAGTGATGATCTCGAGGCAGTGTTCGAGCGTGCACTCGAGCGCTCGAGTGCGCGTGCCGAGGAGGCCGCGTTTCCATCGCAGGACGGGGATTCCGCGGAGTGGTACGACGCTGTTGGACTCGAGGAATTCGATCACCGACCACTCGAGTTCGTCGTGTCGCGGGCTGGCTCGTCGGTACACCGCGCTCATGATCGGATGGACGATGCGTTGGACACAGGCAGTCTCGGCAGTGGACTTCATCACGCCCTCGAGTTCGAACAGCGCCTGCGCGGATTCGAGCGCTTCCGTGACTGGCTTGCAGCCCGCGACGGGGCAGGACCGACAGACAGCGACGAGATTCGCGCCGAACGCGATGCGACACTCGAGGCGGCAGACGCAGCGCTCGAGGCTGTCCCAGCGAATGAGCCTTCACTCGGCGCGTATCGGCTGGCAGAAACCCTGCAGGAACTCGCCTGGGCCGACGACACGATTGCACGCGACGCAGATCGAGAGCCCAACAATAACGTCAGGCTGGACGAAGAGTTCGGCGAATACGCCCGATTGCGTGCCGAACTCGAGGCGCTTCCCGAGGCCGTCGACGCGTTTCGAGATCGGCTGCTCGAGTGA